From Gaiellales bacterium, one genomic window encodes:
- the hemA gene encoding glutamyl-tRNA reductase, with the protein MPDPVHLLLVGTSHRHAPISVREQLAAQAHGRRLIESVIAEDAVIEAVGLSTCNRCELYMVGADSEAMRAAALRRLAEYAHRSEDDIAPLLYVREGGDAAEHLFEVAGGLDSLVPGEAQILAQIREAYGHALDMGSTGTVSNRLFHEALEAGKRVRHETAIGRSNASVASVASELVRERLGDALEGASVLIVGAGKVAELVAQNLSSRASVGIAVANRSRERATALAERFDGSVVALADLAAGVAAADVVVSSTLSDEHVIRAADVPPGRRVLVDLALPRDIDPAVADIEGVTLVNLDDLEETVLRNIGLRQVEAAQAYAIVGEQAAEFRRWLAALEVVPAITQLRALAEQIRRDELERMDGRWESLSPADRERLDRLTRSMLNKLLHRPTVRLKELAAENADAAHLETVTELFGLGPR; encoded by the coding sequence ATGCCTGACCCGGTGCATCTCCTGCTGGTCGGCACGAGCCATCGGCATGCGCCGATCTCGGTCCGCGAGCAGCTGGCCGCACAGGCGCACGGCCGCCGCCTGATCGAGTCGGTGATCGCCGAGGATGCGGTGATCGAGGCGGTCGGCCTCTCGACCTGCAACCGCTGCGAGCTGTACATGGTCGGCGCCGATTCGGAGGCGATGCGGGCGGCGGCGCTGCGCCGCCTTGCCGAGTACGCGCACCGCAGCGAGGACGACATTGCGCCGCTGCTCTACGTGCGGGAGGGCGGCGACGCCGCGGAGCACCTGTTTGAGGTGGCGGGCGGCCTGGACTCGCTGGTGCCGGGCGAGGCGCAGATCCTGGCCCAGATCCGCGAAGCGTACGGGCACGCGCTCGACATGGGGTCGACCGGGACGGTCTCGAACCGGCTGTTCCACGAGGCGCTCGAGGCGGGCAAGCGCGTGCGCCACGAGACGGCGATCGGGCGGTCGAACGCGTCGGTGGCCTCGGTGGCGTCGGAGCTCGTGCGCGAGCGGCTCGGCGACGCGCTGGAGGGCGCCTCGGTGCTGATCGTCGGCGCCGGCAAGGTGGCCGAGCTGGTGGCGCAGAACCTCTCGTCACGCGCATCGGTGGGGATTGCCGTCGCCAACCGCAGCCGGGAGCGGGCCACCGCGCTGGCGGAGCGGTTCGATGGCTCGGTGGTCGCGCTCGCGGATCTTGCGGCCGGCGTCGCGGCCGCGGACGTGGTCGTCAGCTCGACGCTCTCGGACGAGCATGTGATCCGGGCGGCGGACGTCCCGCCGGGGCGCAGGGTGCTCGTCGATCTCGCACTTCCGCGGGACATCGACCCGGCGGTCGCGGACATCGAGGGCGTGACGCTGGTCAATCTCGACGACCTCGAGGAGACCGTGCTGCGCAACATCGGCCTGCGGCAGGTGGAGGCCGCGCAGGCCTACGCGATCGTCGGCGAGCAGGCCGCCGAGTTCCGGCGCTGGCTCGCGGCGCTCGAGGTCGTCCCCGCGATCACACAGCTGCGGGCGCTGGCCGAGCAGATCCGCCGCGACGAGCTGGAGCGGATGGACGGCCGGTGGGAGAGCCTCTCCCCGGCCGACCGCGAGCGGCTCGACCGGCTGACCCGAAGCATGCTGAACAAGCTGCTCCACCGCCCGACGGTGCGGCTCAAGGAGCTGGCCGCCGAGAACGCCGACGCGGCGCATCTCGAGACGGTGACCGAGCTGTTCGGCCTCGGCCCGCGGTGA
- the ccmA gene encoding heme ABC exporter ATP-binding protein CcmA, whose product MTRRYGERLAVDGVTLVIEPGERVLLTGGNGAGKTTLLRMLATVLRPHGGSLRIDGRDLPREARPVRALVGYLGHEPLVYPGLTVGENLALYASLQGVPSGSVGDALDRVGLARRRRDLVSELSRGMRQRLAIARAVLHGPSILLLDEPTTGLDADGRERLRTLLAEHGGTAVIATHEPDWFGGIASRRVHLAEGRLA is encoded by the coding sequence GTGACGCGCCGCTACGGCGAGCGCCTCGCCGTGGACGGCGTCACGCTCGTGATCGAGCCGGGCGAGCGGGTGCTTCTGACCGGTGGCAACGGCGCCGGAAAGACGACGCTCCTGCGCATGCTCGCCACGGTGCTCCGCCCGCACGGGGGCAGCCTCCGCATCGACGGCCGCGACCTGCCGCGCGAGGCGAGGCCGGTTCGCGCGCTGGTGGGCTACCTGGGCCACGAGCCACTCGTCTATCCCGGCCTGACCGTCGGCGAGAACCTGGCGCTCTACGCCTCGCTGCAGGGCGTGCCGTCCGGCAGCGTCGGCGACGCCCTCGACCGCGTCGGGCTGGCGCGCCGCCGCCGCGACCTCGTCTCCGAGCTGTCCCGCGGCATGCGGCAGCGCCTCGCGATCGCCCGGGCCGTTCTGCACGGGCCGTCGATCCTGCTGCTCGACGAACCCACCACCGGCCTCGACGCCGACGGCCGCGAGCGCCTGCGCACGCTGCTGGCAGAGCACGGCGGCACGGCGGTGATCGCGACCCACGAGCCGGACTGGTTCGGCGGCATCGCATCCCGCCGTGTGCACCTGGCCGAAGGCCGGCTGGCGTGA
- a CDS encoding trehalose-6-phosphate synthase: protein MDDAPLLIVSNRGPTRFETGADGSRTARRGGGGLVTALSALTSQRPLTWVASALTDGDAEVADEGPYTDGNLRLHLVRHDREEYDRYYNVFANPTLWFLHHYLWGLSLEPDVDRNIRLAWEAGYLPVNDRFAEAVAAEIESGEGRRPIVMVHDYQLFMVPGGIRNRVPDALIQHFTHIPWPMPDYWRILPAGIRTAIHESMLHCDIVGLHTTRYVRAFLHCCDELTDGEVDFVNCTVQFRGREVKVRSYPISVDPAEFERLAGTPEVRDLEASIEVARPEKMILRVDRTDPSKNVVRGLRAFDLFLSQHSEWRGRVTMLALLDPSRADIPEYAEYVGAIQRAVREVNDRWYMTGMWTPVDLRISDNFPQAVAAYRAYDVLLVNAIFDGMNLVAKEAPLVNERDGVLILSENAGSHEELAPWALSVNPFDIQQQADAIYQALTMHQTERRERIEGLRGHVRAHDITRWIDAQLSDLAELRPVEA from the coding sequence ATGGACGACGCTCCCCTCCTGATCGTCTCCAACCGCGGGCCGACCCGCTTCGAGACGGGTGCGGACGGCTCCCGGACGGCCAGGCGCGGCGGTGGCGGGCTGGTCACCGCGCTCTCGGCGCTGACGTCGCAGCGGCCGCTGACCTGGGTCGCGAGTGCACTCACGGACGGAGATGCCGAGGTCGCCGACGAGGGCCCGTACACGGACGGCAACCTCAGGCTGCACCTCGTCAGGCACGACCGTGAGGAGTACGACCGCTACTACAACGTCTTCGCCAACCCGACGCTGTGGTTCCTCCACCACTACCTGTGGGGCCTCAGCCTGGAGCCCGACGTCGACCGCAACATCCGGCTGGCCTGGGAGGCGGGCTACCTGCCCGTCAACGACCGCTTCGCCGAGGCGGTCGCGGCCGAGATCGAGTCGGGCGAGGGCCGACGGCCGATCGTGATGGTGCACGACTACCAGCTGTTCATGGTGCCGGGGGGCATCCGCAACCGGGTGCCGGATGCGCTGATCCAGCACTTCACGCACATCCCGTGGCCGATGCCCGACTACTGGCGGATCCTGCCGGCCGGGATCAGGACGGCGATCCACGAGTCGATGCTCCACTGCGACATCGTCGGGCTGCACACGACGCGCTACGTGCGGGCGTTCCTCCACTGCTGCGACGAGCTGACCGACGGCGAGGTGGACTTCGTGAACTGCACGGTGCAGTTCCGCGGGCGCGAGGTCAAGGTGCGCAGCTACCCGATCTCGGTCGATCCGGCGGAGTTCGAGCGGCTCGCCGGCACGCCCGAGGTTCGCGACCTCGAGGCCTCGATCGAGGTCGCGCGGCCCGAGAAGATGATCCTGCGCGTCGACCGCACGGACCCGTCGAAGAACGTGGTGCGCGGCCTGCGGGCGTTCGACCTGTTCCTGTCACAGCACAGCGAATGGCGCGGGCGGGTGACGATGCTCGCGCTGCTCGATCCCTCGCGCGCCGACATCCCGGAGTACGCCGAGTACGTGGGCGCGATCCAGCGGGCCGTCCGCGAGGTCAACGACCGCTGGTACATGACCGGGATGTGGACGCCGGTCGACCTGCGCATCTCGGACAACTTCCCGCAGGCGGTGGCCGCGTACAGGGCGTACGACGTCCTGCTCGTCAACGCCATCTTCGACGGCATGAACCTCGTGGCCAAGGAGGCGCCGCTGGTCAACGAGCGCGACGGCGTGCTGATCCTCTCCGAAAACGCGGGATCGCACGAGGAGCTGGCGCCGTGGGCGCTGTCCGTGAATCCGTTCGACATCCAGCAGCAGGCGGATGCGATCTACCAGGCGCTGACCATGCACCAGACCGAGCGTCGCGAGCGTATCGAGGGGCTGCGCGGGCATGTGCGCGCCCACGACATCACGCGCTGGATCGACGCGCAGCTGAGCGACCTCGCGGAGCTGCGACCGGTCGAAGCGTGA
- a CDS encoding VOC family protein, translated as MIAGIDHVQVAAPPGCEDLARAFYGGVLGLQELAKPPALAARGGCWFAAGGQQLHVGVAEPFVPAAKAHPALRADSSAALHELAARLAAAGHRVAWDSDIADTERFHVTDPFGNRLELLAPG; from the coding sequence GTGATCGCGGGCATCGACCATGTCCAGGTGGCGGCGCCGCCTGGCTGCGAGGATCTGGCGCGCGCGTTCTACGGAGGGGTGCTCGGGCTCCAGGAGCTCGCAAAGCCGCCGGCGCTTGCGGCGCGCGGCGGCTGCTGGTTCGCGGCCGGCGGGCAGCAGCTGCACGTGGGCGTGGCCGAGCCCTTCGTGCCGGCGGCGAAAGCGCACCCCGCTCTGCGCGCCGACTCCTCGGCTGCGCTGCACGAGCTGGCGGCGCGGCTGGCGGCGGCGGGCCACCGCGTCGCCTGGGACAGCGACATTGCGGACACTGAGCGGTTCCACGTCACCGATCCGTTCGGCAACCGGCTGGAGCTGCTCGCGCCCGGGTGA
- a CDS encoding UbiA-like polyprenyltransferase produces the protein MSTVVTARRFVSLVKFEHTVFALPFAFVGAILSIGDVPSAATLGWVTLAMVGARSLAMALNRLIDAEIDARNPRTAARELPAGLLSRAHVVAFCVAALAVFLAAAWQLDPVVRLLWPIPVVLFVIYPYTKRFTWLCHLALGLSTGLAPLGAWLAVTGDADVAPFMLWAVVTLWIGGFDVIYATTDVEFDRREGLHSLPVRFGIGPALMVTRVAHLIAVALLIGVGVHLGLGPLYYLGLAAVAALLGYENSIVHPDDLSRVNVAFFTLNGVISVVFLAGVLADVLA, from the coding sequence GTGAGCACCGTCGTCACCGCTCGACGGTTCGTGTCGCTGGTCAAGTTCGAGCACACGGTGTTCGCGCTGCCGTTCGCGTTCGTGGGCGCCATCCTCTCGATCGGCGATGTGCCCTCCGCCGCGACGCTCGGCTGGGTGACGCTGGCCATGGTCGGCGCCCGGAGCCTGGCGATGGCGCTGAACCGCCTGATCGACGCAGAGATCGACGCCCGCAACCCGCGCACCGCTGCCCGCGAGCTGCCCGCCGGCCTGCTCTCCCGAGCGCACGTGGTCGCATTCTGCGTGGCCGCCCTTGCGGTGTTCCTCGCGGCCGCATGGCAGCTCGACCCGGTCGTTCGCCTGCTGTGGCCGATCCCGGTCGTCCTCTTCGTCATCTACCCGTACACCAAGCGGTTCACGTGGCTGTGCCACCTCGCGCTCGGCCTGTCGACCGGTCTCGCGCCGCTCGGAGCGTGGCTCGCCGTTACCGGCGACGCCGACGTGGCGCCGTTCATGCTGTGGGCCGTGGTGACGCTCTGGATCGGTGGATTCGACGTCATCTACGCGACGACCGACGTCGAGTTCGACCGTCGTGAGGGCCTGCATTCGCTGCCGGTGCGCTTCGGCATCGGGCCGGCGCTGATGGTCACGCGTGTCGCCCATCTGATCGCCGTCGCGCTCCTGATCGGCGTGGGGGTGCACCTCGGGCTGGGCCCGCTCTACTACCTCGGCCTCGCGGCGGTCGCGGCGCTGCTCGGCTACGAGAACTCGATCGTCCATCCCGACGACCTGTCACGGGTCAACGTCGCCTTCTTCACGCTGAACGGCGTCATCTCGGTCGTCTTCCTGGCCGGGGTGCTGGCCGATGTCCTCGCCTGA
- the moaC gene encoding cyclic pyranopterin monophosphate synthase MoaC, with product MSEIRMIDVGGKPVTRRRAVATAHVGMGEDVRARIRAGTLPKGDVLAVARVAGIMAAKRTPDIVPLCHPLPLTRVDVTPELDDTGVAITAAAETTAQTGVEMEALTAVLVAALTVYDMTKGIDPAITIDGAQLVEKEGGKSGHWRRPG from the coding sequence ATGTCCGAGATCCGCATGATCGACGTCGGGGGCAAGCCCGTGACCAGGCGCCGGGCCGTTGCCACCGCGCACGTCGGCATGGGAGAGGACGTCCGCGCGCGCATCCGCGCCGGCACCCTGCCGAAGGGCGACGTGCTGGCCGTCGCGCGCGTCGCGGGGATCATGGCCGCCAAGCGCACCCCCGACATCGTCCCGCTGTGCCACCCCCTTCCGCTCACCCGCGTCGACGTCACCCCCGAGCTGGATGACACCGGCGTCGCCATCACGGCGGCCGCCGAGACCACCGCACAGACGGGTGTCGAGATGGAGGCGCTGACGGCCGTGCTCGTCGCTGCGCTGACCGTCTACGACATGACCAAGGGCATCGACCCGGCGATCACCATCGACGGCGCCCAGCTGGTGGAGAAGGAGGGCGGCAAGTCGGGGCACTGGCGGCGGCCGGGGTGA
- a CDS encoding glycosyltransferase produces the protein MQRVNVGHKNLADYASIVGRSLADEIRSLAEPLQGRRMLHLSATAFGGGVAEIQYTLIPLLNDVGIETEWRVIHGRDEFFDVTKTIHNALQGNPTGLTSDQREVFTRYNELNAEALTDADEWDMIVVHDPQPVAIRSMVQTSRPRWVWRCHIDLSEPNPDVLEFLLPSIASYDATVFHMHEYVPSTPGVDRAVIWPPAIDPLAPKNMALAAEDAAYIVDQFGIDANRPMMLQVSRFDPWKDPAGVIEAYREVKREHPDMQLALVGSMAHDDPEGWEYYNQTVALAGEDTDVHILSNLNNVGAVEVNAFQVHAAVCIQKSIKEGFGLTVSEALWKARPMIGGNVGGITTQIEDRVTGHLVDSPHGCAERALEILADPADASAMARRGKEHVRRRFLTPRLVRDWLALMHHFDGEQVELDFHRARV, from the coding sequence ATGCAACGGGTCAACGTGGGACACAAGAACCTGGCGGACTACGCCTCGATCGTCGGACGGTCGCTCGCCGACGAGATCCGCTCGCTTGCGGAGCCTCTGCAGGGCCGCCGCATGCTCCACCTCTCGGCCACCGCATTCGGCGGCGGGGTGGCCGAGATCCAGTACACGCTGATACCGCTCCTGAATGACGTCGGCATCGAGACCGAGTGGCGGGTGATCCACGGGCGCGACGAGTTCTTCGATGTCACCAAGACGATCCACAACGCGCTGCAGGGCAACCCCACGGGTCTGACCTCCGACCAGCGGGAGGTGTTCACCCGCTACAACGAGCTCAACGCCGAGGCGCTGACGGATGCGGACGAGTGGGACATGATCGTCGTCCACGACCCCCAGCCGGTCGCGATCCGCTCGATGGTGCAGACGTCGCGGCCGCGGTGGGTGTGGCGCTGCCACATCGACCTCTCGGAGCCGAATCCCGACGTGCTCGAGTTCCTGCTGCCGTCGATCGCATCGTACGACGCGACGGTCTTCCACATGCACGAGTACGTGCCGAGCACGCCGGGCGTCGACCGAGCGGTGATCTGGCCGCCGGCGATCGATCCGCTCGCGCCGAAGAACATGGCGCTGGCGGCGGAGGATGCCGCCTACATCGTCGACCAGTTCGGCATCGACGCCAACCGGCCGATGATGCTGCAGGTGTCGCGGTTCGACCCGTGGAAGGACCCGGCCGGCGTGATCGAGGCCTACCGCGAGGTCAAGCGCGAGCATCCGGACATGCAGCTCGCGCTCGTCGGCTCGATGGCGCACGACGACCCGGAGGGGTGGGAGTACTACAACCAGACGGTCGCGCTCGCCGGCGAGGACACCGATGTCCACATCCTCAGCAACCTCAACAACGTCGGGGCGGTCGAGGTGAACGCGTTCCAGGTGCACGCCGCGGTGTGCATCCAGAAGTCGATCAAGGAGGGATTCGGGCTGACCGTGTCCGAGGCGCTGTGGAAGGCGCGGCCGATGATCGGCGGCAACGTCGGCGGCATCACGACGCAGATCGAGGACCGGGTTACCGGCCACCTCGTCGACTCGCCGCACGGCTGCGCGGAGCGGGCCCTCGAGATCCTCGCCGACCCGGCGGACGCCAGTGCGATGGCGCGCCGCGGCAAGGAGCACGTCCGCCGGCGGTTCCTGACCCCGCGGCTCGTGCGCGACTGGCTGGCGCTGATGCACCACTTCGACGGCGAGCAGGTCGAGCTCGATTTTCACCGCGCGCGCGTCTGA
- a CDS encoding heme exporter protein CcmB — MTAYRALLRKDLLLEWRGRELVPAMLAFVLGTMVLIRFGLGGETQVGGTRAATGMLWVVVVFSSMLALVRSFAQEREHGIWDGLLSTPADRAAIWAARATATLLFLALTQALAVPLFWLFFLQEGRSPDLWVLIAALLLADLGVAMLGALLAGLATHVRAREVLLPVMFLPFALPLVTVAVRVTVDTIPPQTGGFQASHGLGFLGLYDTIFGLLGWALFEYVVED; from the coding sequence GTGACGGCGTACCGCGCCCTGCTGCGCAAGGATCTGCTGCTCGAGTGGCGGGGACGGGAGCTGGTGCCCGCCATGCTCGCGTTCGTGCTCGGCACGATGGTGCTGATCCGCTTCGGCCTCGGCGGCGAGACGCAGGTCGGCGGAACGCGCGCCGCAACCGGCATGCTGTGGGTGGTGGTCGTCTTCAGCTCGATGCTGGCGCTCGTCCGCAGCTTCGCGCAGGAGCGCGAGCACGGCATCTGGGACGGGCTGCTCTCCACGCCGGCCGACCGCGCGGCGATCTGGGCGGCCCGCGCGACGGCGACGCTGCTGTTCCTCGCGCTCACGCAGGCGCTCGCCGTCCCGCTGTTCTGGCTGTTCTTCCTCCAGGAAGGCCGGTCGCCGGACCTCTGGGTGCTGATCGCGGCCCTGCTGCTGGCCGATCTGGGGGTTGCGATGCTGGGCGCGCTGCTCGCGGGGCTTGCGACGCACGTGCGCGCCCGGGAGGTGCTCCTGCCCGTGATGTTCCTGCCCTTCGCACTCCCGCTCGTGACAGTCGCCGTGCGGGTGACGGTCGACACGATTCCCCCGCAAACAGGCGGGTTTCAGGCCTCCCATGGGCTTGGGTTCCTGGGTCTCTATGATACGATCTTCGGGCTCCTGGGCTGGGCGCTTTTCGAGTACGTCGTGGAGGATTGA
- the ccsA gene encoding cytochrome c biogenesis protein CcsA: MAAAALMAAALAMIFFYVPTDADQGYSQRIFYFHVPIAITTYGLFAWAAVNAARYLWRRDPSLDLKSYVPMHLGVVFGSLTLATGSIWANVSWGKWWVWGDTQLTTFLIIFLFYCAYFMLRFSVEAGDRRATYSAVYALLGVGLIPLSVIGVHVAQTNDLIHPITFNEHGANMDGSMFATFLVAVAAMAMLAVTMYLVELRGKRIDDRLRTIRRLAEARA; the protein is encoded by the coding sequence ATGGCTGCCGCGGCGCTGATGGCCGCGGCCCTCGCGATGATCTTCTTCTACGTGCCCACGGACGCCGACCAGGGCTACTCGCAGCGGATCTTCTACTTCCACGTGCCGATCGCGATCACGACGTACGGCCTGTTCGCCTGGGCGGCCGTGAATGCTGCGCGCTATCTGTGGCGGCGAGACCCCTCGCTCGACCTGAAGAGCTACGTGCCGATGCACCTCGGCGTGGTCTTCGGCTCGCTCACGCTCGCGACGGGGTCGATCTGGGCCAACGTCTCGTGGGGGAAGTGGTGGGTCTGGGGCGACACCCAGCTGACCACGTTCCTGATCATCTTCCTGTTCTACTGCGCGTACTTCATGCTGCGCTTCTCGGTGGAGGCCGGCGACCGGCGCGCGACGTACTCCGCGGTCTACGCCCTGCTCGGTGTCGGCCTGATCCCGCTGTCGGTGATCGGCGTCCACGTCGCCCAGACCAACGACCTGATCCATCCAATCACCTTCAACGAGCACGGTGCGAACATGGACGGCAGCATGTTCGCGACGTTCCTGGTGGCGGTGGCGGCGATGGCAATGCTGGCGGTGACGATGTACCTGGTCGAGCTCCGCGGCAAGCGCATCGACGACCGTCTGCGCACCATCCGCAGGCTCGCCGAGGCGCGGGCGTGA
- the cobA gene encoding uroporphyrinogen-III C-methyltransferase: MAGAVTVYLVGAGPGDPGLLTVRGRELLERCDALVYDRLADPRIVALAAPGAERIYAGKEPNRHALTQAQINDVLVELGGRWDSVVRLKGGDPFIFGRGGEEALALEAAGIPWEVVPGISSAYAVPAYAGIPVTQRGMAAQVTVVTGHEDPDKESSDVDWPSLAATPGTVVFLMGVRSLAANTARLIEHGMAPDTPAAVISHGTRPNQRTVAAPLAEIAEAAAGLPAPAITLVGAVAALHERLAWYERRPLFGRTVVVTRARPQASALAARLADLGADVVEAPAIAIEPLPFDRPDLSAYDVVCVTSGNGVERLLDGDVRALHGVTVAAVGRATAEALRRRGIVADVVPEQAVSDAMVPALGDVRGKRVLVATAEGARPALPDGLREGGADVDVLHVYRTVREPVDGAAVAAADLVTFTSSSTVDNLVAALPGDGARRLRSVSIGPVTSEALRAHGIEPLVEADPHDVDGLVRAVLAAAALPLSA, translated from the coding sequence GTGGCTGGCGCCGTGACGGTGTACCTGGTCGGAGCCGGCCCCGGCGATCCCGGTCTGCTCACCGTGCGGGGCCGCGAGCTGCTCGAGCGGTGCGACGCGCTCGTGTACGACAGGCTCGCAGACCCGCGCATCGTCGCGCTGGCAGCCCCGGGGGCAGAGCGCATCTACGCCGGCAAGGAGCCGAACCGCCATGCGCTGACGCAGGCGCAGATCAACGACGTGCTGGTCGAGCTGGGCGGGCGCTGGGACAGCGTGGTGCGGCTGAAGGGCGGCGACCCGTTCATCTTCGGCCGCGGGGGCGAGGAGGCGCTCGCGCTGGAGGCGGCGGGGATCCCGTGGGAGGTGGTTCCGGGGATCTCGTCCGCCTACGCGGTGCCCGCGTACGCCGGGATCCCGGTCACGCAGCGCGGGATGGCGGCGCAGGTGACTGTGGTGACGGGCCACGAGGACCCGGACAAGGAGTCGAGCGACGTCGACTGGCCATCGCTCGCCGCGACGCCGGGCACGGTGGTCTTCCTGATGGGCGTCCGGTCGCTCGCGGCCAACACGGCGCGACTGATCGAGCACGGGATGGCGCCGGACACGCCGGCAGCGGTCATCTCGCACGGGACGCGGCCGAACCAGCGGACGGTCGCCGCGCCGCTGGCCGAGATCGCCGAGGCCGCCGCGGGGCTCCCGGCACCGGCCATCACGCTGGTCGGCGCGGTTGCTGCGCTCCACGAGCGGCTCGCATGGTACGAGCGCCGGCCGCTGTTCGGCCGGACGGTGGTCGTCACCCGGGCGCGGCCGCAGGCGAGTGCGCTGGCGGCCCGCCTCGCCGACCTCGGTGCGGACGTCGTCGAGGCGCCGGCCATCGCGATCGAGCCGCTGCCGTTCGACCGGCCGGACCTCTCGGCCTACGACGTTGTCTGCGTGACCAGCGGTAACGGCGTCGAGCGGCTGCTGGACGGCGACGTGCGTGCGCTGCACGGAGTGACCGTGGCTGCCGTCGGGCGGGCGACGGCGGAGGCGCTGCGGCGACGCGGCATCGTTGCGGACGTCGTGCCGGAGCAGGCGGTGTCCGATGCGATGGTGCCCGCGCTCGGCGACGTGCGCGGAAAGCGGGTGCTCGTCGCGACCGCGGAGGGCGCTCGGCCAGCGCTGCCCGACGGGCTCCGGGAGGGCGGCGCCGACGTCGACGTCCTGCACGTCTACCGCACGGTGCGCGAGCCTGTGGACGGCGCGGCGGTCGCCGCCGCCGATCTCGTCACCTTCACGTCCTCGTCGACGGTGGACAACCTGGTGGCTGCGCTGCCCGGCGACGGCGCCCGCCGGCTGCGTTCGGTCTCGATCGGGCCGGTGACGAGCGAGGCGCTGCGCGCGCACGGGATCGAGCCGCTGGTCGAGGCAGACCCGCACGACGTGGACGGGCTGGTGCGGGCGGTGCTGGCAGCGGCCGCACTACCCTTGAGCGCGTGA
- the hemC gene encoding hydroxymethylbilane synthase encodes MIRIGTRGSALATAQARWVAERLEDAELVVIETAGDRNPGERFDRIGDGRAVFTREIEHALLDGRVDVAVHSAKDLTGDLPGGLEIAAVPEREDPRDACCGPHASLDEIPPGARIGTSSARRAALLAHLRPDIDVVPLRGNVDTRLRKLDAGEADAIVLAAAGLIRLGLRERIAFLFDPAHFVPEAGQGALALQVRTGEGHLVAALDHRPSHEQLAAERARVAELGGGCTVPVAAHAWHEDGELRLRSWLAP; translated from the coding sequence GTGATCCGGATCGGGACGCGCGGCAGCGCGCTCGCGACCGCACAGGCACGGTGGGTGGCGGAACGGCTGGAGGACGCCGAGCTGGTGGTGATCGAGACGGCGGGCGACCGGAACCCCGGCGAGCGGTTCGACCGGATCGGCGACGGGCGCGCCGTCTTCACCCGCGAGATCGAGCACGCGCTGCTCGACGGCCGGGTCGACGTGGCCGTTCACAGCGCCAAGGACCTGACGGGCGACCTGCCGGGCGGGCTGGAGATCGCCGCCGTTCCCGAGCGCGAGGATCCGCGGGACGCCTGCTGCGGGCCGCACGCCTCGCTGGATGAGATCCCGCCCGGCGCCAGGATCGGCACGTCGTCGGCGCGCCGGGCGGCGCTGCTCGCCCACCTGCGGCCCGACATCGACGTCGTGCCGCTGCGGGGCAACGTCGACACGCGGCTGCGGAAGCTGGACGCTGGCGAGGCCGATGCCATCGTGCTCGCCGCCGCCGGCTTGATCCGGCTGGGGCTACGCGAGCGGATCGCCTTCCTCTTCGATCCCGCCCACTTCGTGCCCGAGGCGGGGCAGGGTGCGCTGGCCCTGCAGGTGCGGACGGGCGAGGGGCATCTGGTGGCCGCGCTCGACCATCGGCCGTCCCACGAGCAGCTCGCCGCCGAGCGGGCACGGGTCGCCGAGCTGGGAGGCGGCTGCACCGTGCCGGTGGCGGCCCACGCATGGCACGAGGACGGGGAGCTGCGGCTCCGCTCGTGGCTGGCGCCGTGA
- a CDS encoding MogA/MoaB family molybdenum cofactor biosynthesis protein encodes MRAAVLTVSDGVAAGTRDDASGQVLADRAAAAGFELVERRTVPDDRDAIVRALEQLAERAELVLTTGGTGFAPRDVTPEATAATVERPTPGLDEAMREASRRASPHGLLSRGSSGIRGTTLIVNFPGSPRACAECFDVVAPALGHGVALLTSRPTEHP; translated from the coding sequence GTGAGGGCGGCCGTGCTGACCGTGTCCGACGGCGTCGCGGCGGGCACGCGGGACGACGCGAGCGGGCAGGTGCTCGCCGACCGGGCGGCGGCGGCGGGCTTCGAGCTGGTCGAGCGACGCACCGTGCCCGACGACCGCGACGCCATCGTCCGCGCGCTGGAGCAGCTCGCCGAGCGGGCGGAGCTGGTGCTCACCACCGGCGGCACCGGGTTCGCGCCGCGCGACGTCACGCCGGAGGCCACCGCCGCAACCGTCGAGCGCCCCACCCCGGGCCTGGACGAAGCGATGCGCGAGGCGTCGCGCCGGGCATCGCCGCACGGCCTGCTCTCGCGGGGCAGCAGCGGCATTCGCGGCACCACCCTGATCGTCAACTTCCCCGGCAGCCCGCGCGCCTGCGCGGAGTGCTTCGATGTCGTCGCCCCGGCGCTCGGGCACGGGGTCGCGCTGCTCACCTCGCGCCCGACGGAGCACCCGTGA